From the genome of Pseudomonas sp. AB6, one region includes:
- a CDS encoding glycosyltransferase: MNKVSVMMPAYNAELFIAEALTSILNQNYTNIQIVVCDDASQDKTAAIIADYAERYPEKIKAILNKKNLGVTANCNLALMHCDGEFISLFAGDDLMLPGKIAKQVAVLENDLEISLCYHPVEIFDSETNEILFVTNQTSREDVLNFEDMLLKGGIPGGCSIMVRRSAIPLGGYDSRLKTVSDWLFFLEISLMGKVVKINEVLARYRKHMGGASQNSYSLLEESLYALDILLLKHPYLESKITIFDKAKARYLAGETFRQLASNGSHAHTLSQRLLKYDHSVKYKILYFFVWMNSIFPIVSPMISYMAKKTKFFLKRMVG; this comes from the coding sequence ATGAATAAAGTAAGTGTTATGATGCCAGCGTATAATGCTGAGCTATTTATAGCTGAAGCATTAACGTCTATCTTGAATCAAAACTATACTAATATCCAAATAGTTGTTTGTGATGATGCCTCTCAAGATAAAACGGCCGCAATTATTGCTGACTATGCTGAAAGATATCCAGAAAAAATAAAAGCTATATTAAATAAAAAAAATCTTGGCGTTACAGCGAATTGTAATCTAGCACTCATGCACTGCGACGGAGAGTTTATTTCGCTTTTCGCCGGTGACGACTTAATGCTACCAGGCAAAATTGCCAAACAGGTAGCGGTACTGGAAAATGATCTCGAAATTTCTCTTTGTTATCATCCTGTGGAAATATTTGACTCGGAAACAAACGAAATCTTATTTGTGACCAATCAAACCTCACGCGAAGACGTCCTTAATTTCGAAGATATGCTGCTAAAGGGCGGAATTCCCGGTGGCTGTTCAATCATGGTTAGGAGGAGCGCAATTCCTTTAGGCGGTTATGATTCACGTCTGAAAACTGTTAGTGATTGGCTTTTCTTTCTGGAAATATCTTTGATGGGGAAGGTAGTAAAAATAAATGAAGTCCTCGCTCGCTACCGAAAGCACATGGGCGGCGCTAGTCAAAATAGCTATTCTCTTTTGGAAGAATCTCTTTACGCTTTGGATATTCTGCTTCTAAAGCACCCATATCTTGAAAGTAAAATAACTATTTTTGATAAAGCGAAAGCGCGTTATTTGGCTGGGGAAACATTTCGTCAATTAGCGTCAAACGGATCACACGCGCATACGTTGTCGCAACGACTACTGAAATATGATCATTCAGTTAAATATAAAATATTGTATTTTTTTGTGTGGATGAATTCGATATTTCCGATTGTGAGCCCAATGATCAGTTATATGGCAAAAAAAACAAAATTTTTTCTTAAAAGAATGGTTGGTTAA
- a CDS encoding O-antigen translocase — translation MNLLKTGGLTAIATFARLLSGFLVMKLVALFAGPEGVAQLGQFMSLTALLVVFAGGGVGPGVVKYIAELKDNDEQLKRLLNAAVCFTIIASLAMCVGVLIFNKNITVWLLGDVQYSSLVVVLAFAQFFIAFNNLILAIVNGMMDVKRLALIHVCGAVVGVMAPIILGYYFKLYGVLLAFLLAQALLVVVSFFCYKRSHYFSWSYLRPAIDKMVFKKLSKYSLMTLTSALLFPVVQILVRNILADRFSWEQVGYWQAVSKVSEAYLMFITMAISVYYLPKLSAINERNEFKNEIKLGYLYLMPVVIISALLIFMLKELITWILFSADFSGALYLYAPQLIGDVLKIASFVLSYIMLAKAMTKTFFLSELMFSGMYLGWVWIMTGMFGLIGAMYAFIINYSIYLIFTVVVARLYIRNM, via the coding sequence TTGAATCTGTTAAAGACGGGGGGGTTAACGGCGATTGCGACGTTTGCTAGATTACTCTCTGGTTTTTTAGTGATGAAACTTGTTGCGCTATTTGCAGGTCCCGAGGGAGTTGCTCAGTTAGGGCAGTTTATGAGCTTGACCGCACTGCTGGTTGTTTTTGCGGGAGGAGGCGTAGGGCCAGGTGTCGTAAAGTACATCGCGGAGTTAAAGGATAATGATGAGCAGTTAAAACGACTCCTGAATGCAGCGGTTTGCTTTACTATTATTGCATCTCTAGCTATGTGTGTTGGGGTGCTAATATTTAACAAGAATATCACGGTTTGGCTACTAGGGGATGTCCAATATAGTAGTCTTGTAGTAGTTTTAGCGTTTGCTCAGTTTTTCATTGCTTTCAATAATCTGATTCTCGCTATAGTTAATGGCATGATGGATGTTAAAAGATTAGCCCTTATCCATGTTTGTGGCGCGGTTGTAGGAGTGATGGCGCCGATTATATTAGGTTATTATTTTAAGTTATATGGAGTGCTGCTTGCATTCCTCCTTGCTCAGGCTCTGTTAGTGGTTGTTAGTTTTTTTTGTTACAAGCGCAGTCATTATTTTAGCTGGAGTTACTTACGCCCGGCTATAGATAAGATGGTTTTTAAGAAGCTTTCTAAGTATTCGTTGATGACGTTAACATCGGCGCTATTATTTCCGGTTGTCCAAATACTGGTAAGGAATATACTGGCAGATAGATTTTCGTGGGAGCAAGTGGGATACTGGCAAGCAGTAAGCAAAGTGTCGGAAGCATATCTAATGTTCATTACAATGGCCATTAGTGTTTACTACTTACCTAAACTTTCGGCAATAAATGAACGAAACGAATTCAAGAATGAGATAAAGTTGGGTTATCTATATCTTATGCCGGTGGTTATTATTTCAGCACTGCTAATTTTTATGTTAAAAGAATTGATAACTTGGATTTTATTCTCTGCCGATTTCTCGGGTGCGTTATATTTGTACGCACCTCAATTAATTGGAGACGTCCTTAAAATTGCGTCCTTTGTTTTATCATATATTATGCTCGCTAAAGCCATGACGAAAACCTTCTTTTTATCCGAGTTGATGTTTAGCGGAATGTATCTAGGCTGGGTATGGATCATGACTGGGATGTTCGGTTTGATAGGCGCGATGTATGCGTTTATTATTAATTACTCAATATATTTAATCTTTACTGTCGTTGTCGCCAGACTATACATTAGGAATATGTAA
- a CDS encoding GNAT family N-acetyltransferase produces MVTCIKYESVHSQVWDDFIASCKTPLFFFNRGFLEYHSDCFIDASLMFYEKDVLVAVLPATLHNNVLNSHGGVTYGGLLLSLKIKTELLVEVLEALRDWAISFGIVKIIYKAIPYIFQIQPSQEDLYFLHNLLGAKLIRRDLSSVIYLQDRMKLSKGRKWLVARAKKNELKVIVSDNWVDFHRLLSSVLVKHDTIPVHSVADLQLLAKRFPKNIVLNAVFQGGDMIAAALFFKFSNVVHTQYLASNDLGKDLGALDMIIEESIQENLQDNYQYFNFGISTEQAGKVLNAGLISQKETFGARGMCIDFYEINFDD; encoded by the coding sequence ATGGTAACGTGTATAAAATATGAAAGTGTTCATAGTCAAGTTTGGGATGATTTTATAGCGTCTTGTAAAACCCCTCTGTTCTTTTTTAATAGAGGGTTTTTAGAATACCATTCAGACTGCTTTATTGATGCATCTTTAATGTTTTATGAGAAAGACGTATTAGTCGCCGTACTGCCAGCCACGTTACATAACAATGTTTTAAATAGCCATGGCGGTGTTACTTATGGCGGATTGCTACTATCTCTTAAAATAAAAACGGAACTTTTAGTTGAGGTTTTGGAGGCACTGCGGGACTGGGCGATAAGTTTCGGTATCGTAAAAATTATATATAAAGCAATCCCCTATATATTTCAAATCCAACCTTCACAGGAAGACCTTTATTTCCTCCATAACTTACTTGGAGCTAAACTAATCCGGCGGGATTTGTCAAGTGTAATTTACTTGCAAGATAGGATGAAGCTTTCCAAAGGTCGAAAATGGTTAGTGGCGCGAGCAAAAAAGAATGAGCTAAAGGTAATCGTTTCTGATAATTGGGTCGATTTTCATCGGTTGCTTAGCTCAGTGCTTGTAAAACATGACACTATTCCAGTCCACTCGGTGGCTGATCTTCAGTTACTTGCAAAGCGATTTCCTAAAAACATCGTTTTGAACGCTGTCTTTCAGGGCGGTGATATGATTGCAGCGGCGTTATTTTTTAAGTTTTCTAACGTGGTCCATACGCAATATTTGGCGAGTAACGATTTAGGGAAAGATCTCGGAGCCTTAGACATGATCATTGAAGAAAGCATACAAGAAAACCTACAGGATAATTATCAGTATTTTAACTTTGGTATTTCTACGGAGCAGGCGGGTAAGGTTTTGAACGCGGGCTTAATTAGCCAGAAAGAAACTTTCGGTGCCAGAGGCATGTGCATAGATTTCTATGAGATTAATTTTGATGATTAA
- a CDS encoding acetyltransferase, whose protein sequence is MEKLKKIVLVGAGELAMIAYEYFTYDSTYEVVAFAVEREYIESETLYDLPIVPFENVRQAYPPGSFEVFVAIPASQLNRLRTRLYLAVKEMGYTCATYISSHAFVWRNAKIGENCFIFENNTVQPFVEIGNNVILWSGNHIGHRTVIEDNCFLSSHVVVSGYCRIGESCFLGVNSTFNDHVTVARDCIIASGSLVSKNLKEPARVYYGAPAKEMPRKSSFSVKL, encoded by the coding sequence ATGGAAAAGCTTAAGAAGATCGTGCTCGTGGGGGCGGGTGAATTGGCAATGATTGCCTACGAATACTTTACATATGATTCGACTTACGAAGTCGTTGCCTTCGCCGTTGAACGTGAGTATATAGAAAGCGAGACATTGTACGATTTACCTATTGTTCCTTTTGAAAATGTTCGACAGGCCTACCCTCCCGGCTCCTTTGAGGTGTTTGTGGCAATACCTGCTTCTCAGTTGAACAGACTACGAACGAGGTTGTATCTGGCCGTGAAGGAGATGGGTTATACCTGTGCGACGTATATAAGTTCTCATGCATTTGTCTGGCGTAATGCGAAAATTGGTGAGAACTGCTTCATCTTTGAGAATAACACTGTCCAGCCTTTTGTGGAGATTGGCAATAACGTTATTTTATGGAGTGGCAACCATATTGGCCACCGTACTGTTATAGAAGATAATTGTTTCTTGTCCTCCCATGTAGTGGTGTCGGGATATTGTCGGATCGGAGAATCATGTTTCCTTGGCGTAAACTCAACATTTAATGATCATGTAACTGTGGCGCGTGATTGCATTATCGCCTCGGGTTCTCTTGTATCAAAAAACTTGAAGGAACCAGCGCGAGTGTATTACGGAGCACCCGCAAAAGAAATGCCAAGAAAAAGTTCATTTAGCGTAAAACTCTAG
- a CDS encoding NAD-dependent epimerase/dehydratase family protein — translation MKDLVLVTGGAGFIGSHLIPKLLSSGFKVRVLDSLSSQIHGDSPVGLDFLYGDDVEFILGNVVDRDTWTGALKGVAAIVHLAAETGTGQSMYEVARYNEVNSQGTALMLDVLGKSSTHRVKRVILTSSRSVYGEGAYINSSNGHRVTPVARSGNALAQGLWEPVCELTGAVLRLVPTIESDQIAPSSIYAATKYAQEDLVRIGCGSMGIGYCIFRLQNVYGERQSLSNPYTGILSIFSTKIRMDSELPLFEDGEESRDFIHVDDVTDALLRGLTTENPINSVVNVGSGVPTSVREVAEELSRSFGKTPNVVVTGEFRIGDIRHNYADISRMKDLLGLVPKVSLKEGLRRFADWVQEQPLPEDRLEQANQELRDRKLMN, via the coding sequence ATGAAAGATCTGGTCCTGGTAACAGGTGGTGCTGGTTTCATCGGGTCTCATCTGATACCCAAGCTGTTATCTTCCGGCTTCAAGGTGAGAGTCTTGGATTCGTTATCGTCGCAGATTCATGGAGATTCACCTGTAGGTCTAGATTTTTTATACGGTGATGATGTTGAGTTTATTTTGGGTAACGTAGTTGACCGAGATACTTGGACCGGGGCTCTTAAGGGCGTTGCAGCAATTGTGCATTTGGCGGCGGAGACGGGGACCGGCCAATCTATGTATGAAGTTGCACGCTATAATGAAGTTAATTCCCAAGGGACTGCATTAATGCTCGATGTATTGGGCAAATCCTCCACCCACAGGGTAAAAAGGGTTATTTTGACCTCAAGCAGGTCAGTATACGGGGAGGGTGCGTACATTAATAGTTCGAACGGTCATCGAGTTACTCCGGTTGCTAGGTCGGGGAATGCTCTGGCACAAGGGCTATGGGAACCCGTATGCGAGCTTACAGGGGCGGTCCTTAGACTGGTGCCGACAATTGAAAGTGACCAAATTGCACCGTCATCTATTTATGCAGCCACAAAATATGCACAGGAGGATTTGGTCCGAATTGGTTGTGGGTCAATGGGGATCGGGTACTGTATATTTCGATTGCAGAATGTATATGGTGAGCGCCAATCATTAAGTAATCCATATACTGGGATACTGTCAATCTTCTCTACTAAAATACGTATGGATTCTGAACTTCCTTTATTTGAAGACGGAGAAGAAAGTAGAGACTTTATCCATGTAGATGATGTTACTGATGCATTGCTCCGCGGATTAACTACAGAGAATCCCATAAATTCGGTAGTTAATGTGGGCAGTGGAGTTCCCACCTCCGTCAGAGAAGTGGCAGAGGAGCTGTCAAGGTCTTTTGGGAAGACGCCGAATGTTGTGGTAACCGGCGAATTTCGGATTGGTGATATTAGGCATAACTATGCAGATATTTCTCGAATGAAAGATCTTTTAGGATTAGTACCTAAAGTATCACTGAAAGAGGGGCTCCGACGATTCGCTGATTGGGTTCAAGAGCAACCGCTCCCTGAGGATCGGCTCGAGCAAGCGAACCAGGAACTCCGTGATCGAAAGCTGATGAATTAG
- a CDS encoding DegT/DnrJ/EryC1/StrS family aminotransferase, whose amino-acid sequence MINFLDLKKINQVYASELKEACARVIDSGWYIGGQEVASFEREFADYCGVMHCVGVANGLDALSLTIRAWKELGKLTDGDEIIVPANTYIASILAITENRLVPVLVEPDEESFNLSAAGVEKAITKKTKAILAVHLYGQLAEMPSILLQAKTHDLLVLEDSAQAHGASLEGRAAGSWGDASGFSFYPGKNLGALGDAGAVTTNDEELATVIRALGNYGSFKKYENAYRGVNSRLDEIQAAMLRVKVRHLNCEIASRRAVADFYLSNIVNPLIKTPIVKNINAHVWHLFVVRCEKRDVLKEFLYDNGIETLIHYPIPPNRQKAYANFFPAKFSITEQIHKEVLSIPMSPVLSLNELLKVVEILNGFRV is encoded by the coding sequence ATGATTAATTTCCTTGATTTGAAAAAAATCAATCAGGTGTATGCCTCAGAACTTAAGGAAGCATGTGCTCGAGTCATCGATTCTGGGTGGTATATTGGAGGGCAAGAGGTTGCTTCATTTGAGCGTGAATTCGCGGATTATTGCGGCGTAATGCACTGCGTTGGAGTTGCAAATGGACTGGATGCCCTCAGCTTGACCATTCGAGCATGGAAGGAGTTAGGCAAGTTAACGGATGGTGATGAGATCATCGTTCCTGCGAACACCTATATTGCAAGTATCTTGGCAATTACAGAAAACCGTCTGGTACCTGTATTAGTCGAACCTGATGAAGAGTCATTTAATCTGTCAGCCGCGGGCGTTGAGAAAGCAATAACTAAGAAAACAAAGGCTATATTGGCGGTACATCTTTACGGTCAGTTGGCAGAAATGCCTTCTATACTATTACAGGCAAAGACTCATGATTTATTAGTTCTTGAGGATTCAGCTCAAGCCCATGGTGCAAGCTTGGAGGGGCGCGCAGCTGGAAGTTGGGGCGACGCGTCCGGATTCAGCTTTTATCCAGGTAAAAACCTTGGTGCACTTGGAGATGCTGGAGCTGTCACTACGAACGATGAAGAGCTGGCGACCGTAATCAGGGCGTTAGGCAATTACGGAAGTTTTAAAAAATATGAAAATGCCTATCGTGGTGTAAACAGTCGCCTAGACGAAATCCAAGCCGCTATGCTAAGAGTAAAAGTTCGCCATTTAAATTGCGAAATTGCATCTCGTCGGGCGGTTGCAGACTTTTATCTTTCAAATATAGTTAATCCACTTATAAAAACTCCAATAGTAAAAAATATCAATGCCCATGTATGGCATCTTTTTGTTGTCCGTTGTGAAAAGCGCGATGTGCTAAAAGAATTTCTATATGATAACGGTATTGAGACGTTAATTCATTATCCAATTCCACCTAATAGGCAGAAAGCATACGCAAATTTTTTCCCAGCAAAGTTTTCTATTACAGAACAAATTCATAAAGAGGTGCTTAGTATACCCATGAGCCCTGTTTTGAGTTTGAATGAACTCTTGAAAGTAGTAGAGATTTTGAACGGTTTTAGAGTTTAG
- a CDS encoding FdtA/QdtA family cupin domain-containing protein produces MKYAEPYFEFLEGTIELVDLKVIGDDRGSLIALEQGQNIPFAIKRAYYIFDTRSDVNRGFHAHRRLEQMAICVSGRCKMVIDDGVTRKEVWLDSSSKALIIRNMIWREMHNFSQGCVLVVFASEHYDESDYIRNYDQFIKEVSDGKA; encoded by the coding sequence ATGAAATACGCTGAGCCTTATTTCGAGTTTCTCGAGGGGACCATCGAGTTAGTCGATTTAAAGGTGATTGGTGATGATCGCGGAAGTCTAATTGCACTTGAACAAGGGCAAAACATTCCCTTTGCGATTAAACGTGCCTATTATATTTTTGACACTCGTTCAGATGTGAATCGAGGTTTCCACGCTCACCGTCGATTAGAACAAATGGCTATTTGTGTTTCTGGTCGCTGTAAGATGGTCATCGATGACGGGGTAACCAGAAAAGAAGTCTGGTTAGACTCGTCAAGTAAAGCTTTGATTATTCGTAACATGATATGGCGTGAAATGCACAATTTTAGTCAGGGATGTGTGTTGGTAGTATTCGCCAGTGAGCATTATGATGAGTCGGACTATATTCGGAATTACGATCAATTCATTAAGGAGGTGAGCGATGGAAAAGCTTAA